One window of Klebsiella quasivariicola genomic DNA carries:
- a CDS encoding PadR family transcriptional regulator translates to MRHHHEDGRGPRGRHGDPSEHGDHGRRGGGRRQRFFGHGELRLIILDILSRNASHGYELIKEIETLTQGNYSPSPGVIYPTLDLLQDQGLISVEDDNGRKKIVISEEGKQLHAENQEHLAHIQERLQARMVGCELRRDPQMKRALENFKAVLDLKVNQQASSAAQLKQIIGIIDRAAMEISQLD, encoded by the coding sequence ATGCGACATCATCATGAAGACGGGCGTGGGCCACGGGGGCGCCACGGTGATCCCAGCGAACACGGCGACCATGGCCGCCGCGGCGGCGGACGTCGCCAGCGTTTCTTTGGCCATGGCGAACTGCGGCTGATCATTCTGGATATCCTCAGCCGCAACGCCAGCCATGGCTATGAGCTGATCAAAGAGATCGAAACCCTCACCCAGGGGAACTACAGCCCCAGCCCGGGGGTGATCTACCCGACGCTGGATCTGCTCCAGGACCAGGGCCTTATCAGCGTGGAAGACGACAACGGACGCAAAAAAATCGTTATCAGCGAGGAAGGAAAACAGCTGCACGCCGAGAACCAGGAGCACCTGGCCCATATCCAGGAGCGTCTGCAGGCGCGGATGGTCGGCTGCGAGCTGCGCCGGGATCCGCAGATGAAGCGCGCGCTGGAGAATTTCAAAGCGGTCCTCGATTTGAAAGTGAACCAGCAGGCCAGCAGTGCCGCCCAGCTCAAGCAGATCATCGGCATTATCGACCGGGCAGCAATGGAGATCTCTCAGCTCGACTAA
- the dhaK gene encoding dihydroxyacetone kinase subunit DhaK, protein MKKLINRVEDVLNEQLQGLAKAHPQLTLHQDPLYVTRTDASVAGKVALLSGGGSGHEPMHCGYIGQGMLSGACPGEIFTSPTPDKMFECAMQIDGGEGVLLIIKNYTGDILNFETATELLHESGIKVTTVVVDDDVAVKDSLYTAGRRGVANTVLIEKLVGAAAERGDSLEACAELGRRLNNLGHSIGIALGACTVPAAGQPSFTLQDDEMEFGVGIHGEPGIDRRRFSSLDQTVDEMFDTLLENGAYSRTLRQWDTVKGAWQEVQQSKTALQNGDRVIALVNNLGATPLSELYGVYNRLAQRCEASGIIIERNLIGSYCTSLDMAGFSITLLKVDDETLTLWDAPVHTPALNWGN, encoded by the coding sequence ATGAAAAAGCTGATTAACCGTGTTGAAGATGTACTGAATGAACAATTACAGGGGCTGGCTAAAGCCCATCCGCAGCTGACCCTGCATCAGGACCCGCTGTATGTGACCCGCACCGACGCGTCGGTGGCTGGCAAAGTGGCCCTGCTCTCCGGCGGCGGCAGCGGACATGAACCGATGCACTGCGGCTATATCGGCCAGGGCATGCTCTCTGGCGCCTGCCCGGGGGAAATCTTCACCTCGCCGACGCCGGACAAAATGTTCGAATGTGCGATGCAGATCGACGGCGGGGAAGGCGTCCTGCTGATTATCAAAAACTACACCGGCGACATCCTGAACTTCGAAACCGCCACCGAGCTGCTGCATGAGAGCGGCATTAAAGTCACCACCGTGGTGGTCGACGACGACGTGGCGGTGAAAGACAGCCTCTATACCGCCGGTCGTCGCGGCGTCGCCAACACCGTACTGATTGAAAAACTGGTCGGCGCCGCCGCCGAACGCGGCGACTCGCTGGAAGCCTGCGCCGAACTGGGCCGCCGCCTGAATAATCTCGGCCACTCGATTGGTATCGCCCTCGGCGCCTGCACCGTACCGGCCGCCGGGCAGCCCTCCTTTACCCTGCAGGACGACGAAATGGAGTTCGGCGTCGGCATTCACGGCGAGCCGGGCATTGACCGCCGCCGCTTCAGCTCGCTGGACCAAACCGTCGATGAGATGTTCGATACCCTGCTGGAAAACGGCGCCTACAGCCGCACGCTGCGCCAGTGGGATACCGTCAAGGGCGCGTGGCAGGAAGTGCAGCAGAGCAAAACCGCGCTGCAAAACGGCGACCGGGTTATCGCGCTGGTCAACAACCTCGGCGCCACCCCGCTTTCCGAACTGTACGGCGTGTATAACCGCCTGGCCCAGCGCTGCGAAGCGTCCGGCATCATCATCGAACGTAACCTCATCGGCAGCTACTGTACTTCGCTGGATATGGCGGGCTTCTCGATCACCCTGCTGAAAGTGGATGACGAGACGCTGACGCTATGGGACGCCCCGGTTCATACCCCGGCGCTGAACTGGGGAAACTAA
- a CDS encoding siderophore-interacting protein has translation MMTKTKAGKYPQRVRNELRFRELTVLRVERAGAAFQRIVLGGEALEGFASHGFDDHTKLFFPEPGAAFTPPQVTEEGIDWGEGVRPATRDYTPLYDAERHELAYDFYIHDGGIASRWALEAKVGDKLVIGGPRGSLVVPEDYAWQLYVCDESGMPALRRRLLGLRQLPARPQVTAIVTIADASYKDYLADLDGFNIEWVVGHNPAFVAERLAQVKVPAEDYFIWLTGEGAVVKSLLERFEDESIDQQLVRSQAYWHSK, from the coding sequence ATGATGACAAAAACCAAAGCAGGCAAGTACCCGCAGCGTGTCCGCAATGAGCTGCGTTTCCGTGAGCTGACGGTGCTGCGCGTGGAGCGCGCAGGCGCGGCGTTCCAGCGTATCGTGCTGGGAGGCGAGGCGCTGGAAGGCTTCGCTTCTCACGGCTTTGACGACCATACCAAGCTTTTTTTCCCCGAGCCGGGTGCGGCATTTACTCCGCCGCAGGTAACCGAGGAGGGGATTGACTGGGGGGAAGGTGTGCGGCCTGCCACCCGCGACTATACGCCGCTGTACGATGCCGAACGACACGAGCTGGCTTACGATTTCTATATCCACGATGGCGGTATCGCCAGCCGTTGGGCGCTGGAAGCAAAAGTGGGCGATAAGCTGGTTATCGGCGGCCCGCGCGGCTCGCTGGTGGTGCCGGAAGATTATGCCTGGCAGCTGTATGTTTGCGATGAGTCCGGCATGCCGGCGCTGCGCCGTCGTCTGCTGGGATTACGCCAGCTGCCGGCGAGGCCGCAAGTGACGGCCATCGTTACTATCGCCGATGCGTCGTATAAAGATTATCTGGCGGATCTCGACGGCTTTAACATCGAGTGGGTGGTAGGCCACAACCCGGCGTTCGTCGCCGAGCGTCTGGCGCAGGTGAAGGTGCCGGCGGAGGATTATTTCATCTGGCTGACCGGCGAAGGCGCGGTGGTGAAATCGCTACTGGAACGCTTTGAAGACGAGAGTATCGATCAGCAGCTGGTGCGTTCCCAGGCATACTGGCACAGCAAGTAA
- a CDS encoding glycerone kinase, whose translation MSQFFFNQRASLVNDVIEGTIIASPWNNLARLESDPAIRVVVRRDLNKNNVAVISGGGAGHEPAHVGFIGKGMLTAAVCGDLFASPSVDAVLTAIQAVTGEAGCLLIVKNYTGDRLNFGLAAEKARRLGYNVEMLIVGDDISLPDNKQPRGIAGTLFVHKVAGYFAERGYNLATVLREAQYAASHTASIGVALASCHLPQEAESAPRHQAGHAELGMGIHGEPGASTIATQNSAEVVNLMVEKLTAALPETGRLAVMLNNLGGVSVAEMAILTRELANTPLQARIDWLIGPASLVTALDMKGFSLSAIVLEESIEKALLADVETAGWPQPVQPRIINVVPSTLDSARVDFTPSANPQVGDYVAQVTGALIDLEEHLNALDAKVGDGDTGSTFAAGAREIAERLERQQLPLNDLPTLFALIGERLTVVMGGSSGVLMSIFFTAAGQKLEQGASVAEALNAGLEQMKFYGGAEEGDRTMIDALQPALAALLAEPENLQTAFAAAQAGADRTCQSSKAGAGRASYLNSDSLLGNMDPGAHAVAMVFKALAER comes from the coding sequence ATGTCTCAATTCTTTTTTAACCAGCGCGCCAGCCTCGTCAACGATGTGATTGAGGGTACCATTATCGCCAGCCCGTGGAATAACCTCGCCCGGCTGGAGAGCGACCCGGCGATCCGGGTGGTGGTCCGTCGCGATCTGAATAAAAACAACGTGGCGGTGATCTCCGGCGGCGGCGCCGGCCATGAACCGGCGCACGTCGGCTTTATTGGTAAAGGCATGCTGACCGCCGCAGTCTGCGGCGATCTGTTCGCCTCGCCGAGCGTCGACGCGGTGCTTACCGCCATTCAGGCGGTGACCGGCGAGGCAGGCTGCCTGCTGATCGTCAAAAACTACACCGGCGACCGGCTTAACTTCGGCCTGGCGGCGGAGAAAGCGCGCCGTCTCGGCTACAACGTTGAAATGCTGATCGTCGGCGACGACATTTCGCTGCCGGATAACAAACAGCCGCGCGGCATCGCCGGTACGTTGTTCGTCCATAAGGTGGCGGGCTATTTTGCCGAGCGCGGCTATAACCTCGCCACCGTCCTGCGCGAAGCGCAGTACGCCGCCAGCCACACCGCCAGCATCGGGGTGGCGCTGGCCAGCTGCCACCTGCCGCAGGAAGCGGAAAGCGCCCCGCGCCATCAGGCCGGCCACGCCGAGCTGGGAATGGGTATCCACGGTGAGCCGGGCGCCTCGACGATCGCCACGCAAAACAGTGCGGAAGTCGTCAACCTGATGGTGGAAAAACTGACCGCCGCCCTGCCGGAAACCGGCCGCCTGGCGGTGATGCTCAATAACCTCGGCGGCGTGTCGGTGGCCGAGATGGCGATCCTGACCCGCGAGCTGGCCAACACCCCGCTGCAGGCGCGCATTGACTGGCTGATAGGCCCGGCCTCGCTGGTGACAGCCCTCGATATGAAAGGCTTCTCGCTGAGCGCCATCGTGCTGGAGGAGAGTATTGAGAAAGCGCTGCTGGCGGATGTGGAAACCGCCGGCTGGCCGCAGCCGGTGCAACCGCGGATTATCAACGTCGTGCCGTCCACCCTCGACAGCGCTCGGGTGGATTTTACGCCCTCGGCCAACCCACAGGTGGGCGATTACGTGGCGCAGGTGACCGGCGCCCTCATCGATCTTGAAGAACATCTCAACGCGCTGGATGCCAAAGTAGGCGACGGCGATACCGGCTCCACCTTCGCCGCCGGGGCGCGTGAGATTGCCGAGCGGCTCGAGCGTCAGCAGCTGCCGCTGAACGATCTGCCAACGCTGTTCGCGCTGATCGGCGAACGCCTGACGGTGGTGATGGGCGGCTCCAGCGGGGTATTGATGTCGATCTTCTTCACCGCTGCCGGGCAGAAGCTGGAGCAAGGCGCCAGCGTGGCCGAGGCGCTGAACGCCGGTCTGGAGCAGATGAAATTTTACGGCGGCGCCGAGGAAGGTGACCGGACGATGATCGACGCTCTGCAGCCGGCGCTGGCGGCGCTGCTGGCCGAACCGGAGAACCTGCAGACCGCTTTTGCTGCGGCGCAGGCCGGGGCGGATCGCACCTGCCAGTCGAGCAAAGCCGGCGCCGGACGAGCGTCCTATCTCAACAGCGACAGCCTGCTCGGCAACATGGACCCCGGCGCCCACGCGGTGGCGATGGTGTTTAAAGCGCTGGCGGAACGCTAA
- the dhaM gene encoding dihydroxyacetone kinase phosphoryl donor subunit DhaM → MVNLVIVSHSARLGEGVGELARQMLINDGCKLAIAAGIDDPDSPIGTDPLKVMEAIESVADTDHVLVMMDIGSALLSAETALDLLDPAIATKVRLCAAPLVEGTLAATVSAASGAGIDKVIADAMNALEAKRVQLGLPSHTPDAITAPTLADDGDTKSVSVIINNHNGLHVRPASKLVAALAGFNAELLLEKNGKCVKPDSLNQIALLQVRRNDKLRLLARGPDADAALAAFQALAADNFGESPAAQPAEDPATPERVEGAALRYPLALIQPVHPAAADAAREQQRLRQAIDQTLADLIALTELAENKFNADIAAIFAGHHTLLDDDDLFDAANDRLLTEQCSAEWAWHQVLMELSQQYRQLDDPYLQARYIDIEDILQRTLRHLQGVQERVPAPGEPTIIIADNIYPSTVLQLDASFVKGLCLRDGSEQAHGAIIARAAGIAWLCQQGEALNNVQPGETIALDMRHQRLIRD, encoded by the coding sequence ATGGTAAACCTGGTTATTGTTTCTCATAGCGCCCGGCTGGGCGAAGGTGTCGGAGAACTGGCCCGGCAGATGTTAATCAACGATGGCTGCAAGCTGGCGATCGCCGCCGGGATCGACGATCCCGACAGCCCGATCGGCACCGATCCGCTTAAAGTCATGGAGGCGATCGAATCCGTGGCCGATACCGATCACGTGCTGGTGATGATGGATATCGGCAGCGCGTTGCTCAGCGCCGAAACCGCCCTCGATCTGCTCGATCCGGCGATTGCCACGAAGGTGCGGCTATGCGCCGCGCCGCTGGTGGAAGGGACGCTGGCGGCCACCGTCAGCGCCGCCTCCGGCGCCGGGATTGACAAAGTGATCGCCGATGCCATGAACGCCCTGGAGGCCAAGCGGGTTCAGCTGGGTTTACCTTCGCATACGCCTGACGCCATCACTGCCCCAACGCTTGCTGACGACGGCGACACAAAATCGGTTTCAGTCATTATTAACAATCACAACGGCCTGCACGTGCGTCCGGCGTCAAAGCTGGTCGCCGCGCTGGCGGGCTTTAACGCCGAACTGCTGCTGGAGAAAAACGGGAAGTGCGTCAAACCGGACAGCCTCAACCAAATCGCGCTATTGCAGGTACGCCGCAACGATAAGCTGCGCCTGCTGGCCCGCGGTCCGGATGCCGACGCGGCGCTGGCGGCGTTTCAGGCGCTGGCCGCCGATAACTTCGGTGAATCACCTGCAGCGCAACCAGCTGAGGATCCGGCCACGCCCGAGCGCGTCGAAGGCGCTGCCCTGCGCTACCCGCTGGCCCTGATCCAGCCGGTTCACCCGGCTGCCGCTGATGCCGCCCGCGAGCAGCAGCGCCTGCGCCAGGCCATTGACCAGACGCTGGCGGATCTTATCGCCCTGACCGAGCTGGCGGAAAACAAATTTAACGCCGATATCGCGGCGATCTTCGCCGGGCACCATACCCTGCTCGACGATGACGATCTGTTTGATGCCGCCAACGATCGTCTGCTCACCGAACAATGCTCGGCGGAATGGGCATGGCATCAGGTGTTGATGGAGCTCAGCCAGCAGTATCGCCAGCTGGATGACCCCTACCTGCAGGCGCGTTACATCGATATCGAAGATATTCTGCAGCGTACCCTGCGCCATCTGCAGGGCGTTCAGGAGAGAGTGCCGGCGCCCGGCGAGCCAACGATTATTATCGCCGACAACATTTATCCCTCAACCGTCTTACAGCTGGATGCCAGCTTCGTTAAAGGCCTGTGCCTGCGCGATGGCAGCGAACAGGCTCACGGCGCGATTATCGCCCGCGCCGCAGGAATTGCCTGGCTGTGCCAGCAGGGCGAGGCGCTGAACAACGTACAGCCCGGCGAGACTATCGCGCTCGATATGCGCCACCAGCGCCTTATCCGTGACTAA
- the ygjG gene encoding putrescine aminotransferase: MNRLPSSASALACSAHALNLIEKRTLDHEEMKALNQEVREYFKEHVNPGFLEYRKSVTAGGDYGAVEWQAGGLNTLVDTQGQEFIDCLGGFGIFNVGHRNPVVVSAVENQLAKQPLHSQELLDPLRAMLAKTLAALTPGKLKYSFFCNSGTESVEAAIKLAKAYQSPRGKFTFIATSGAFHGKSLGALSATAKSTFRKPFMPLLPGFRHVPFGDINAMRTMLSECKKTGDDVAAVILEPIQGEGGVILPPTGYLPAVRKLCDEFGALLILDEVQTGMGRTGKMFACEHENVQPDILCLAKALGGGVMPIGATVATEEVFSVLFDNPFLHTTTFGGNPLACAAALATINVLLTQNLPAQAAQKGDMLLDGFRLLAQEYPDLVNEVRGKGMLMAIEFVDNEIGYDFASEMFRQRVLVAGTLNNAKTIRIEPPLTLTLEQCEQVLKAARKALAALRVSVEET, from the coding sequence TTGAACAGGTTACCTTCCAGCGCATCGGCTCTGGCCTGCAGCGCACACGCACTGAATCTCATTGAAAAGCGCACGCTTGATCATGAGGAAATGAAAGCACTTAACCAGGAGGTCAGGGAATACTTTAAAGAGCATGTGAATCCGGGGTTTTTAGAGTATCGAAAATCGGTCACAGCCGGCGGGGATTACGGAGCCGTAGAGTGGCAAGCGGGAGGGTTAAATACGCTTGTCGACACCCAGGGACAGGAATTTATCGACTGCCTTGGTGGGTTTGGCATCTTCAATGTAGGGCACCGTAATCCAGTTGTGGTATCCGCCGTCGAGAATCAACTCGCGAAACAACCGCTTCACAGCCAGGAGCTGCTGGATCCGCTACGCGCGATGCTGGCGAAAACCCTGGCAGCGTTAACGCCCGGTAAACTGAAGTACAGTTTCTTCTGCAACAGCGGTACCGAATCGGTAGAGGCGGCCATCAAGCTGGCGAAAGCCTATCAGTCGCCGCGCGGTAAATTTACTTTCATCGCCACCAGCGGCGCCTTCCACGGTAAATCGCTGGGCGCGCTGTCGGCCACCGCCAAGTCGACCTTCCGCAAGCCGTTTATGCCGCTGCTGCCGGGCTTCCGCCACGTGCCGTTCGGCGATATCAACGCCATGCGCACCATGCTGAGCGAGTGCAAGAAAACCGGCGACGACGTCGCGGCGGTGATCCTCGAGCCGATTCAGGGCGAAGGGGGCGTGATCCTCCCGCCAACGGGGTATTTGCCGGCGGTGCGTAAACTGTGCGACGAGTTTGGCGCATTGCTGATCCTCGACGAAGTGCAGACCGGCATGGGCCGCACCGGCAAGATGTTCGCCTGCGAGCATGAGAACGTCCAGCCGGACATTCTGTGTCTGGCGAAAGCGCTCGGCGGCGGTGTGATGCCGATCGGCGCGACGGTGGCGACGGAAGAGGTCTTCTCGGTGCTCTTCGATAACCCGTTCCTGCACACCACCACCTTCGGCGGCAACCCGTTGGCCTGTGCGGCGGCGCTGGCGACGATCAACGTGCTGCTGACGCAAAACCTGCCGGCGCAGGCGGCGCAGAAAGGCGATATGCTGCTGGACGGTTTCCGCCTGCTGGCGCAGGAGTATCCGGACCTGGTGAATGAAGTGCGCGGGAAAGGCATGCTGATGGCCATTGAGTTTGTCGATAACGAGATTGGCTACGACTTTGCCAGCGAGATGTTCAGACAGCGGGTGCTGGTCGCCGGGACGTTAAACAACGCCAAGACGATCCGCATTGAACCGCCGCTGACGCTCACCCTTGAGCAGTGCGAACAGGTACTGAAGGCGGCGCGCAAGGCGCTGGCGGCCCTGCGCGTTTCGGTTGAAGAGACATAA
- a CDS encoding glycerol dehydrogenase has product MLKVIQSPAKYLQGPDAAVLFGQYAKNLAESFFVIADDFVMKLAGEKVVNGLQSHDIRCHAERFNGECSHAEINRLMAILQKQGCRGVVGIGGGKTLDTAKAIGYYQKLPVVVIPTIASTDAPTSALSVIYTEAGEFEEYLIYPKNPDMVVMDTAIIAKAPVRLLVSGMGDALSTWFEAKACYDARATSMAGGQSTEAALSLARLCYDTLLAEGEKARLAAQAGVVTEALERIIEANTYLSGIGFESSGLAAAHAIHNGFTILEECHHLYHGEKVAFGTLAQLVLQNSPMDEIETVLGFCQRVGLPVTLAQMGVKEGIDAKIAAVAKATCAEGETIHNMPFAVTPESVHAAILTADLLGQQWLAR; this is encoded by the coding sequence ATGCTAAAAGTTATTCAATCTCCAGCCAAATATCTTCAGGGTCCTGATGCTGCTGTTCTGTTCGGTCAATATGCCAAAAACCTGGCGGAGAGCTTCTTCGTCATCGCCGACGACTTCGTAATGAAGCTGGCGGGAGAGAAAGTGGTGAATGGCCTGCAGAGCCACGATATTCGCTGCCATGCGGAACGGTTTAACGGCGAATGCAGCCATGCGGAAATTAACCGTCTGATGGCGATTTTGCAAAAGCAGGGCTGCCGCGGCGTGGTCGGGATCGGCGGTGGTAAAACTCTCGATACCGCGAAGGCGATCGGTTACTACCAGAAACTGCCGGTGGTGGTGATCCCGACCATCGCCTCAACCGATGCGCCGACCAGCGCGCTGTCGGTGATCTACACCGAAGCGGGCGAGTTTGAAGAGTATCTGATCTATCCGAAAAACCCGGATATGGTGGTGATGGACACAGCGATTATCGCCAAAGCGCCGGTACGCCTGCTGGTCTCCGGCATGGGCGATGCGCTCTCCACCTGGTTCGAGGCCAAAGCCTGCTACGATGCGCGCGCCACCAGCATGGCCGGGGGACAGTCCACCGAGGCGGCGCTGAGCCTCGCTCGCCTGTGCTATGATACGCTGCTGGCGGAGGGCGAAAAGGCCCGTCTGGCGGCGCAGGCCGGGGTGGTGACCGAAGCGCTGGAGCGCATCATCGAGGCGAATACCTACCTCAGCGGCATCGGCTTTGAAAGCAGCGGCCTGGCCGCCGCCCACGCGATCCACAACGGCTTCACTATCCTTGAAGAGTGCCACCACCTGTATCACGGCGAGAAAGTGGCCTTCGGTACGCTGGCGCAGCTGGTGCTGCAGAACAGCCCGATGGATGAGATTGAAACGGTGCTGGGCTTCTGCCAGCGCGTCGGCCTGCCGGTGACGCTCGCGCAGATGGGCGTCAAAGAGGGGATCGACGCGAAAATCGCCGCGGTGGCGAAAGCCACCTGCGCGGAAGGGGAAACCATCCACAATATGCCGTTTGCGGTGACCCCGGAGAGCGTCCATGCCGCTATTCTCACCGCCGATCTGTTAGGCCAGCAGTGGCTGGCGCGTTAA
- the dhaR gene encoding dihydroxyacetone kinase operon transcriptional regulator DhaR: MTVQTQDTGKAVSSVIAQSWHRCSKFMQRETWQTPHQAQGLTFDSICRRKTALLTIGQAALEDAWEFMDGRPCALFILDESACILSRCGEPHTLAQLADLGFRDGSYCAESIIGTCALSLAAMQGQPINTAGDRHFKQALQPWSFCSTPVFDNHGRLFGSISLCCLVEQQSSADLSLTLAIAREVGNSLLTDSLLAESNRHLNQMYGLLESMDDGVMAWNEQGVLQFLNVQAARLLHLDAQASQGKNIADLVTLPALLRRAIKHARGLNHVEVTFESQHQFVDAVITLKPIVEAQGNSFILLLHPVEQMRQLMTSQLGKVSHTFEQMSADDPETRRLIHFGRQAARGGFPVLLCGEEGVGKELLSQAIHNESERAGGPYIAVNCQLYADSVLGQDFMGSAPTDDENGRLSRLELANGGTLFLEKIEYLAPELQSALLQVIKQGVLTRLDARRLIPVDVKVIATTTVDLANLVEQNRFSRQLYYALHSFEIVIPPLRARRNSIPSLVHNRLKSLEKRFSSRLKVDDDALAQLVAYSWPGNDFELNSVIENIAISSDNGHIRLSNLPEYLFSERPGGDSASSLLPASLTFSAIEKEAIIHAARVTSGRVQEMSQLLNIGRTTLWRKMKQYDIDASQFKRKHQA; the protein is encoded by the coding sequence ATGACTGTTCAGACTCAGGATACCGGGAAGGCGGTCTCTTCCGTCATCGCCCAGTCATGGCATCGTTGCAGCAAGTTTATGCAGCGCGAAACCTGGCAAACGCCGCACCAGGCCCAGGGCCTGACCTTCGACTCGATCTGTCGGCGTAAAACCGCGCTGCTGACCATCGGCCAGGCGGCGCTGGAGGATGCCTGGGAGTTTATGGACGGCCGCCCCTGCGCGCTGTTTATTCTTGATGAGTCTGCCTGCATCCTGAGCCGCTGCGGCGAGCCGCACACCCTGGCCCAGCTGGCTGACCTGGGGTTTCGCGACGGCAGCTACTGTGCGGAGAGCATTATCGGCACCTGCGCGCTGTCGCTGGCCGCGATGCAGGGCCAGCCGATCAACACCGCCGGCGATCGGCATTTTAAGCAAGCGCTACAGCCGTGGAGTTTTTGCTCGACGCCGGTGTTTGATAACCATGGGCGGCTGTTCGGCTCTATCTCGCTTTGCTGTCTGGTGGAGCAGCAGTCCAGCGCCGACCTCTCTCTGACGCTGGCCATCGCCCGCGAGGTAGGCAACTCCCTGCTCACCGACAGCCTGCTGGCGGAGTCCAACCGCCACCTCAATCAGATGTACGGCCTGCTGGAGAGCATGGACGATGGGGTGATGGCGTGGAACGAGCAGGGCGTGCTGCAGTTTCTCAATGTTCAGGCGGCGAGACTGCTGCATCTTGATGCTCAGGCCAGCCAGGGGAAAAATATCGCCGATCTGGTGACCCTCCCGGCGCTGCTGCGCCGCGCCATCAAACACGCCCGCGGCCTGAATCACGTCGAAGTCACCTTTGAAAGTCAGCATCAGTTTGTCGACGCGGTGATCACCTTAAAACCGATTGTCGAGGCGCAAGGCAACAGTTTTATTCTGCTGCTGCACCCGGTGGAGCAGATGCGGCAGCTGATGACCAGCCAGCTGGGTAAAGTCAGCCACACCTTTGAGCAGATGTCTGCCGACGACCCGGAAACCCGGCGCCTGATCCACTTTGGCCGCCAGGCGGCGCGCGGCGGCTTCCCGGTGCTGCTGTGCGGCGAAGAGGGGGTCGGGAAAGAGCTGCTGAGCCAGGCTATTCACAATGAAAGCGAACGGGCGGGCGGCCCCTATATCGCCGTCAACTGCCAGCTGTATGCCGACAGCGTGCTGGGCCAGGACTTTATGGGCAGCGCGCCCACCGATGATGAAAATGGCCGCCTGAGCCGCCTTGAGCTGGCCAACGGCGGCACCCTGTTTCTGGAAAAGATTGAGTATCTGGCGCCGGAGCTGCAGTCGGCCCTGCTGCAGGTGATTAAGCAGGGCGTGCTCACCCGCCTCGACGCCCGGCGCCTGATCCCGGTGGATGTGAAGGTGATTGCCACCACCACCGTCGATCTGGCCAATCTGGTGGAACAGAACCGCTTTAGCCGCCAGCTGTACTATGCGCTGCACTCCTTTGAAATCGTCATCCCGCCGCTGCGCGCCCGACGCAACAGTATTCCGTCGCTGGTGCATAACCGGCTGAAGAGCCTGGAGAAGCGTTTCTCTTCGCGGCTGAAAGTGGACGATGACGCGCTGGCGCAGCTGGTGGCCTACTCGTGGCCGGGGAATGATTTTGAGCTCAACAGCGTCATTGAGAATATTGCCATCAGCAGCGACAACGGCCATATTCGCCTGAGTAATCTGCCGGAATATCTCTTTTCCGAGCGGCCGGGCGGGGATAGCGCGTCATCGCTGCTGCCGGCCAGCCTGACCTTTAGCGCCATCGAAAAGGAAGCCATCATTCACGCCGCCCGGGTGACCAGCGGGCGGGTGCAGGAGATGTCGCAGCTGCTCAATATCGGCCGCACCACCCTGTGGCGCAAAATGAAGCAGTACGATATTGACGCCAGCCAGTTCAAGCGCAAGCATCAGGCCTAG
- the dhaL gene encoding dihydroxyacetone kinase subunit DhaL, translating to MSLNRTQIVDWLYRCGDIFTKESDFLTGLDKEIGDADHGLNMHRGFSKVVEKLPSIADKDIGFILKNTGMTLLSNVGGASGPLFGTFFIRAAQVTQAHQSLTLDELYLMIREGADGVVNRGKAEPGDKTMCDVWLPVVDSLRQSSEQHLSIAAALDAACEVAERAAHATITMQARKGRASYLGERSIGHQDPGATSVLFMVQMLAAAAKE from the coding sequence ATGTCACTGAACAGAACGCAAATCGTCGACTGGCTGTACCGCTGCGGCGATATTTTCACCAAAGAGAGCGATTTTCTCACCGGTCTTGATAAAGAGATCGGCGATGCCGATCACGGCCTCAATATGCACCGCGGCTTCAGCAAGGTAGTCGAAAAGCTGCCGTCGATTGCCGATAAAGATATTGGCTTTATCCTCAAAAACACCGGTATGACGCTGCTCTCCAACGTCGGCGGCGCCAGCGGCCCGCTGTTCGGCACCTTCTTTATTCGCGCCGCGCAGGTGACCCAGGCCCACCAGAGCCTGACGCTCGACGAGCTGTACCTGATGATCCGCGAAGGCGCAGACGGCGTCGTCAACCGCGGCAAAGCGGAGCCAGGGGATAAAACCATGTGCGACGTCTGGCTGCCGGTGGTGGACTCCCTGCGCCAGTCCAGCGAGCAGCACCTGTCGATCGCTGCCGCGCTGGATGCCGCCTGCGAAGTGGCCGAGCGTGCGGCCCACGCCACCATCACTATGCAGGCGCGTAAAGGCCGCGCCAGCTATCTCGGCGAGCGCAGCATCGGACATCAGGATCCCGGCGCGACCTCGGTGCTGTTTATGGTTCAGATGCTGGCCGCCGCCGCCAAAGAGTAA